The following are from one region of the Anaeropeptidivorans aminofermentans genome:
- the recR gene encoding recombination mediator RecR, with protein sequence MNYYGEYITRLIEELSRLPGVGRKSAQRIAFHIINMDNEKAKSLAESILDAKEKVKYCSVCCNITDSDPCPICQSAKRDKGLIMVVEDPRDMAAYERTGEFKGVYHILHGSLSPMNGIGPNDIKIKELMSRLTEEVAEVILATNPNVEGEATAMYISRLIKPMGIITTRIAHGVPVGGDLEYVDEVTLSKALEGRRQM encoded by the coding sequence ATGAATTATTACGGAGAATATATTACAAGGCTAATAGAGGAGCTGAGCAGGCTTCCGGGGGTAGGGCGAAAGTCTGCCCAGAGAATAGCCTTTCACATTATAAATATGGATAATGAAAAGGCCAAGAGCCTTGCGGAATCCATATTAGACGCCAAGGAAAAGGTAAAATACTGTTCTGTTTGCTGTAATATCACCGATTCTGACCCCTGCCCTATTTGCCAAAGTGCAAAAAGGGATAAGGGCCTTATTATGGTGGTTGAAGACCCCAGAGATATGGCGGCTTATGAGCGAACGGGAGAGTTTAAAGGGGTATATCACATCCTTCATGGCTCTTTATCCCCTATGAACGGCATCGGCCCTAACGATATAAAAATAAAAGAGCTGATGTCAAGGCTTACGGAGGAAGTGGCGGAAGTTATTCTTGCAACCAATCCAAACGTTGAAGGGGAAGCCACAGCCATGTATATCAGCAGGCTCATAAAGCCCATGGGCATCATAACCACAAGAATAGCCCACGGCGTACCCGTCGGCGGCGACTTGGAATATGTGGACGAAGTTACACTATCCAAGGCTTTAGAGGGAAGAAGGCAAATGTAA